One region of Candidatus Omnitrophota bacterium genomic DNA includes:
- a CDS encoding glycosyltransferase family 2 protein → MIDIILPIFNEEENISQVIKEIKNSIKKEFQILVVDDCSSDNSAKVARDSGALVISHPYRMGNGASVKTGIRVAKADILVFMDGDGQHNPADIARILEYIDKYDMVVGARSKDSHAPARRTANIIYNWFASYVTRFKIQDLTSGFRVIRKDLALKFLYLLPNGFSYPTTLTLAILRSGRSIKYVPITALARKGKSKIKPLSDGIRFLLIIAKIATVFSPFRVFLPISFLLFFLGMGNYLYTFISFHSFTNMSALLFTSSITIFMLGLISEQIAQLRLDRTENNP, encoded by the coding sequence ATGATAGATATAATTTTACCAATCTTTAACGAAGAAGAGAACATTAGTCAGGTTATAAAAGAAATAAAAAATAGTATAAAAAAGGAATTCCAGATTTTAGTTGTAGATGATTGTTCTTCTGATAATAGCGCCAAGGTTGCTAGAGATTCTGGAGCACTTGTCATAAGCCATCCCTATCGTATGGGTAATGGCGCTAGCGTAAAAACAGGCATAAGAGTAGCCAAGGCAGACATATTAGTATTCATGGATGGCGATGGACAGCATAACCCTGCTGATATAGCCAGGATTTTAGAATATATTGATAAATATGATATGGTTGTAGGAGCAAGAAGTAAAGATTCTCATGCACCAGCTCGCAGAACAGCTAACATAATTTATAATTGGTTTGCAAGCTATGTAACAAGGTTTAAGATACAGGATTTAACATCTGGTTTTAGGGTGATAAGAAAAGATTTGGCTTTAAAATTTCTCTACCTTTTACCTAATGGCTTTTCTTATCCTACTACCCTTACTTTGGCAATACTTCGTAGCGGCAGAAGTATTAAGTATGTTCCAATAACTGCACTCGCCAGAAAAGGAAAAAGCAAAATAAAGCCCTTATCTGATGGTATACGATTTTTACTGATAATTGCAAAGATTGCTACAGTCTTTTCGCCCTTTAGGGTATTTCTTCCGATTAGCTTTTTATTGTTTTTTTTGGGGATGGGCAATTACCTCTACACTTTTATTTCCTTCCACAGTTTTACTAATATGTCTGCTCTACTTTTTACATCAAGCATAACTATATTTATGCTCGGGCTTATCTCTGAACAGATTGCGCAGCTACGGCTTGATCGTACCGAAAATAATCCCTAG